One Streptomyces sp. RPA4-2 genomic window carries:
- a CDS encoding calcium-binding protein, translating into MLLATVALPAALVVPSATPAAAAVPVTVTFNAGADQPFTVPSGVTQLTVTATGAAGQNGPSGGTGGNGATVTGTVTVPPSTTTLYVNVGTGGGAGGGSATTGGAGGGSSDVRTCSSAGPGCTLTGVPGTDPRLIVAGGGGGGGSGVPTNFLNPEATGGDAGITGGAGGSRTNSGQGGGGGTQTAGGAGGAVCPGSGGTSGTPGTGGAGGNGGGNFGAGGGGGGWFGGGGGGGCNRLSFPPAFGPGGGGGASNRVPTGGTSAPAAGPAQVTITYEPAPPTCATATPTITGTNGNNVLIGTPGNDVIFGLGGNDVVDGRGGNDIICGGDGNDSLTGGDGNDRIEGGNGTDTLNGGNGNDALFGGPGNDALFGGPGTNTNDGGPGTNACFNPSTGPGCF; encoded by the coding sequence GTGCTGCTCGCCACGGTGGCGCTGCCGGCGGCCCTGGTGGTGCCCTCGGCCACGCCCGCCGCGGCGGCGGTGCCCGTGACCGTCACCTTCAACGCGGGCGCCGACCAGCCCTTCACCGTCCCGTCCGGCGTCACCCAACTGACCGTCACCGCCACCGGCGCCGCAGGCCAGAACGGTCCCAGCGGCGGCACAGGAGGCAACGGCGCCACCGTCACCGGCACCGTCACCGTGCCGCCGAGCACCACCACCCTCTATGTCAACGTCGGCACGGGCGGGGGCGCCGGCGGCGGATCGGCGACTACGGGCGGTGCCGGCGGCGGTTCCAGTGATGTCCGCACCTGCAGCTCGGCCGGCCCCGGCTGCACCCTGACCGGCGTCCCCGGCACTGACCCCCGCCTCATCGTCGCGGGCGGCGGAGGCGGCGGAGGAAGCGGCGTCCCCACCAATTTCCTCAACCCGGAGGCCACCGGCGGAGACGCCGGAATCACCGGGGGTGCCGGCGGCAGCAGAACGAACAGCGGCCAGGGCGGAGGCGGCGGAACCCAGACAGCCGGCGGCGCAGGCGGAGCCGTATGCCCCGGTTCCGGTGGTACATCCGGCACTCCGGGCACGGGCGGTGCGGGCGGCAACGGCGGAGGCAACTTCGGGGCGGGCGGAGGCGGGGGCGGCTGGTTCGGCGGAGGCGGCGGCGGAGGCTGCAACCGTCTTTCTTTTCCTCCCGCTTTCGGTCCCGGTGGTGGCGGCGGTGCGTCGAACCGCGTCCCAACGGGTGGTACCTCCGCTCCCGCCGCGGGGCCGGCCCAGGTGACCATCACCTACGAGCCGGCGCCCCCCACCTGCGCGACCGCCACGCCCACCATCACCGGCACCAACGGCAACAACGTCCTGATCGGCACTCCCGGCAATGACGTGATCTTCGGTCTCGGCGGCAACGACGTGGTCGACGGCCGCGGTGGCAACGACATCATCTGCGGCGGCGACGGCAACGACTCCCTCACCGGCGGCGACGGCAACGACCGCATCGAGGGCGGCAACGGCACCGACACCCTGAACGGCGGGAACGGCAACGACGCCCTCTTCGGCGGTCCCGGCAACGACGCGCTCTTCGGCGGCCCCGGCACCAACACCAACGACGGCGGCCCCGGCACCAACGCCTGCTTCAACCCCTCCACCGGACCCGGCTGCTTCTGA
- a CDS encoding SSI family serine proteinase inhibitor has product MSVSAVLSAVPAAAHADTAPGEGPHTGATRPQEPRTGAAPAVLMPPPVRAEDSGDRLTVTVRHLGDTDGRTYELRCHPAGGSHPTPEQACETLDRRTTWGKDPFAPVAPGTLCTMLYGGPATAHVTGTWAGRPVDARFDRADGCQIARWDALVPLLPDTGGQ; this is encoded by the coding sequence GTGTCCGTCTCCGCCGTGCTGTCCGCCGTGCCCGCCGCCGCGCACGCCGACACCGCGCCGGGAGAAGGCCCGCACACGGGGGCCACGCGCCCGCAGGAACCCCGTACGGGGGCCGCCCCCGCCGTTCTGATGCCCCCGCCGGTCCGCGCGGAGGACTCCGGGGACCGGCTGACCGTCACCGTCCGCCACCTGGGAGACACCGACGGCCGGACGTACGAGCTGCGGTGTCATCCGGCCGGCGGCAGTCACCCCACCCCCGAGCAGGCGTGCGAGACGCTCGACCGGCGGACGACCTGGGGGAAGGACCCCTTCGCCCCCGTCGCGCCCGGCACCCTCTGCACGATGCTCTACGGCGGTCCGGCCACCGCCCATGTGACCGGGACCTGGGCCGGCCGGCCCGTCGACGCCCGGTTCGACCGCGCCGACGGGTGCCAGATCGCCCGCTGGGACGCCCTGGTGCCGCTGCTGCCTGACACCGGCGGGCAGTGA